The Streptococcus oralis genome segment TTTGGCTATCACGCTCAACCATAATAGTAGCTCGGACATGAACCTTGTCGGTCTCTTCATCACGCTTCATAGAGTCAACCACTACTGCGACTGAGTGAGGAATCTCTTCACGCGTTAAATGAAGAACCTTCTCACGGATCATTTCTGAAACCAAGAAACGCTCAGGATGATCTGTGATTTGATCAGCTGGGAAATACTGGAAACCTTCCTCCAGATTTTCACTCAAAATATCCACTAGACGAGACACGTTATTTCCCTGAAGGGCTGAGATAGGAACAATTTCCTTGAAGTCCATCTGGTTACGGAAGTCATCAATCTGAGCCAAAAGCTGGTCTGGATGGACCTTGTCAATCTTATTCACCACCAGAATCGCAGGAACCTTAGCAGCTTTCAGACGCTCGATAATCATATCGTCACCCTTACCACGTGGCTCATCAGCTGGCACCATGAAGAGAACAGTGTCTACTTCACGAAGGGTGCTGTAGGCAGATTCCACCATGAAATCCCCAAGAGCTGTTTTAGGCTTGTGAATCCCCGGGGTGTCGATAAAGACGATTTGTTCCTTATCCGTTGTGTAAATCCCCATGATTTTATTACGTGTTGTTTGCGCCTTGTCACTCATAATGGCAATCTTTTGCCCCATGACGTGATTCAAAAAGGTTGACTTCCCAACATTGGGACGTCCTAAAATGGCCACAAAGCCTGATTTAAATGTCATAATTTCCTCTTAGTGTTTAAAATAATATATCCCAAATGCGTGGGAGAAAGATAAGTGCACCTGTCACTACAGCAAAAAGAGAGACCACCAGCACGGCGCCTGCCGCCATGTCCTTGGCTTTCTTCGCTAACATAGAAAAGTGATAGTGACTGGCTAAATCCACCACATTTTCAATAGCAGAGTTAATAATTTCAAACGCTACTACCAAGAAAATGCTCATTAGGAGAAAGAGCCATTCGATTCGTGACACCTGAAAAACAAAACCTGCAAGGATGACTACTAGAGCCGTCACTGCATGTTTTCGCATATTGCGTTCTTCCTTGAAAGCAGTCAGAATTCCTGTAAGGGCAAATTCTAAACTGGATACCAGGTCACGATTTTTCCATTTTCGTTTATTGTCTTGTGAGTCCATAGGCTGTTAATATTTCTTCTTGTAAACCGAACATCTCCGCTTCTTCTTCCGGAGTGTAGTGATCATAGCCATTAATATGTAAAAAGCCGTGTACTGCCAAGAAGCCCATCTCACGCTCAAAGCTGTGACCGTATTCCTCGGCCTGCTCATGCGCTTTATCAATAGAGATGAAAAGTTCACCAATATAGGCATCAAACTCAGACATCATCTCTGCTAATTCAGGATTTTCAAGCAAATCTTCTTCATCAAAGGCAATATCCAACTCTGGTTTATACTCAAGGCTGATGACATCTGTCGGACGGTCGGTATCACGGTACTCGAGATTGAGTTCGTGGCTACGCTCGTTGGTCACAAAAGTAACTGCCATCTCCTTGTCTTCTTTTCCTATTTTTTGGGCTGCAAATTCCAAAATCTTTTGGGTTTGTTGCAAGATTTCTTGTGAAACTTGACCAGTTTCATCTACCATTTCAATATACATGTACTTCTCGATTCTCTTTACTTGGCTTTATTATACCACATTTCCATGATTTTATTCTACCTTTTTGATATAATACTATGGAATACAATCACAAGGAGAGAACGATGTCATTTGACGGATTTTTTTTACATCACATGATTGAGGAGTTACGAAGAGAGTTGGTCAATGGTCGCATCCAGAAAATCAATCAACCTTTTGAACAAGAGTTAGTCTTGCAAATCCGTAGCAATCGCCAAAGCCATCGCCTGCTCCTCTCTGCCCATCCCGTTTTTGGTCGCATTCAGCTGACCCAAACGACTTTTGAAAATCCAGCCCAACCTTCTACTTTTATCATGGTTTTGAGAAAGTATTTACAAGGCGCCGTGATTGAGTCGATTGAGCAAGTCGAAAATGACCGTATTGTGGAGATCACGGTTTCTAATAAAAACGAAATTGGGGACCATATTCAGGCTACCTTGATTATCGAGATTATGGGCAAACACAGTAATATTCTCCTTGTGGATAAAAGTAGCCATAAAATCCTCGAAGTCATCAAACACGTTGGCTTTTCGCAAAATAGCTACCGCACCTTGTTGCCTGGATCGGCCTATATCGCTCCGCCAAGCACGGAATCGCTCAATCCTTTCACAATCAAGGATGAGAAGCTCTTTGAAATCTTGCAAACACAGGAAATGACGGCTAAAAATCTTCAAATTCTCTTTCAAGGTCTAGGACGCGATACGGCAAACGAACTGGAAAGTCTATTGGTTCATGACAAACTGTCTACTTTCCGAAACTTTTTCGATCAAGAAACCAAGCCTTACCTAACGGAGACTTCCTTCAGTCCAGTTCCTTTTGCAAATCAGGTGGGAGAGACTTTTACCAGTCTTTCTGCCTTGCTTGACACTTACTATAAGGACAAGGCTGAACGGGACCGCGTTAAACAGCAAGCCAGCGAA includes the following:
- the ybeY gene encoding rRNA maturation RNase YbeY; this encodes MYIEMVDETGQVSQEILQQTQKILEFAAQKIGKEDKEMAVTFVTNERSHELNLEYRDTDRPTDVISLEYKPELDIAFDEEDLLENPELAEMMSEFDAYIGELFISIDKAHEQAEEYGHSFEREMGFLAVHGFLHINGYDHYTPEEEAEMFGLQEEILTAYGLTRQ
- a CDS encoding diacylglycerol kinase family protein; its protein translation is MDSQDNKRKWKNRDLVSSLEFALTGILTAFKEERNMRKHAVTALVVILAGFVFQVSRIEWLFLLMSIFLVVAFEIINSAIENVVDLASHYHFSMLAKKAKDMAAGAVLVVSLFAVVTGALIFLPRIWDILF
- the era gene encoding GTPase Era produces the protein MTFKSGFVAILGRPNVGKSTFLNHVMGQKIAIMSDKAQTTRNKIMGIYTTDKEQIVFIDTPGIHKPKTALGDFMVESAYSTLREVDTVLFMVPADEPRGKGDDMIIERLKAAKVPAILVVNKIDKVHPDQLLAQIDDFRNQMDFKEIVPISALQGNNVSRLVDILSENLEEGFQYFPADQITDHPERFLVSEMIREKVLHLTREEIPHSVAVVVDSMKRDEETDKVHVRATIMVERDSQKGIIIGKGGAMLKKIGTMARRDIELMLGDKVFLETWVKVKKNWRDKKLDLADFGYNEKEY
- a CDS encoding NFACT family protein, coding for MSFDGFFLHHMIEELRRELVNGRIQKINQPFEQELVLQIRSNRQSHRLLLSAHPVFGRIQLTQTTFENPAQPSTFIMVLRKYLQGAVIESIEQVENDRIVEITVSNKNEIGDHIQATLIIEIMGKHSNILLVDKSSHKILEVIKHVGFSQNSYRTLLPGSAYIAPPSTESLNPFTIKDEKLFEILQTQEMTAKNLQILFQGLGRDTANELESLLVHDKLSTFRNFFDQETKPYLTETSFSPVPFANQVGETFTSLSALLDTYYKDKAERDRVKQQASELIRRVENELQKNRHKLKKQEKELLATDNAEEFRQKGELLTTFLHQVPNDQDQVTLDNYYTNQPVTITLDKALTPSQNAQRYFKRYQKLKEAVKYLTELIAETKETILYLESVETVLNQAGLEEIAEIREELIQTGFIRRRQREKIHKRKKPEQYLASDGKTIIYVGRNNLQNEELTFKMARKEELWFHAKDIPGSHVVISGNLDPSDEVKTDAAELAAYFSKGRLSNLVQVDMIEVKKLNKPTGGKPGFVTYTGQKTLRVTPDPEKIASMKKS